A region of uncultured Desulfobacter sp. DNA encodes the following proteins:
- a CDS encoding EamA family transporter, with protein sequence MDTKSTLGYLAVFTSAFCFYMSTVVIKWSAMAGLHIRTSMFTVARFILGFIIVCIAIWLGGHKIRIVKKKFLVGKALLNILAVFCFFKAVALTSVAQANILNMTFPLFIALLPWIFFHEMQLPNSRELIYLFWCSTLAIAGQFLLTQGFRYVTAIEGGIIASTRIFLAALLGPVLVMDPALSFAGWIGAFLIFTGNVLLTVKKVRKFAGGPGNPS encoded by the coding sequence ATGGACACAAAATCAACCCTTGGATACCTGGCTGTGTTTACATCAGCCTTTTGCTTTTATATGTCCACAGTGGTGATCAAGTGGTCTGCCATGGCCGGGCTTCATATCCGAACATCCATGTTCACCGTGGCCCGGTTTATCCTTGGATTTATCATTGTTTGCATTGCCATATGGTTAGGCGGCCATAAAATCAGGATTGTTAAAAAAAAATTTCTTGTGGGCAAGGCGTTGCTCAATATCCTGGCCGTTTTCTGTTTCTTCAAGGCCGTGGCCCTGACCAGCGTGGCCCAGGCCAATATTTTAAACATGACCTTTCCTTTGTTTATTGCCCTGCTGCCCTGGATTTTTTTCCATGAAATGCAGCTGCCCAATTCCCGCGAACTGATATATCTGTTCTGGTGTTCGACCCTTGCCATTGCCGGCCAGTTCCTGCTGACCCAGGGGTTTAGATACGTCACTGCCATAGAGGGGGGAATCATCGCCTCCACCCGAATTTTTCTGGCAGCGCTTTTGGGGCCCGTCCTTGTCATGGATCCGGCTCTCTCCTTTGCCGGATGGATCGGAGCTTTTCTCATCTTTACCGGCAATGTGCTGCTGACCGTAAAAAAAGTTCGTAAATTCGCCGGTGGTCCCGGCAACCCGTCTTGA
- the tyrA gene encoding bifunctional chorismate mutase/prephenate dehydrogenase: protein MTKDNFSFAQQVKPFRDEIDAIDAQIISLLSKRREQVENIVAVKKEHKVPIYHPAREEDVISRLREKASGMAVDPDFVESLYRTIMRQSRKNQTRISKTAPLRPQAKVLIVGGAGEMGRLFVRFFTETGYQVDILDKNDWGRAQELCKNADLVIVCVPINVTVKVIEDLAPLIRPDAVLTDLTSVKALPVEAMCRAHKGPVLGLHPLFGPTTDNLDKQIIAACAGQNDAACQWVVDQLIAWGAVVVEASPREHDQVMEIVQALRHFATFSFGSFLYRQGIPIKRTLEFSSPIYRLELGMVGRLFAQDPDLYAEIIFATPERRQLLKTFVHSLTLFLDMLDSGDKEAFIKEFNQIAEWFGPFGHQALRESTYFINKLIERF, encoded by the coding sequence ATGACCAAAGACAACTTCTCTTTTGCACAGCAGGTCAAGCCCTTCCGGGATGAAATAGACGCCATTGACGCCCAGATTATCTCTCTTTTAAGCAAACGCCGGGAACAGGTGGAAAATATCGTGGCGGTAAAAAAAGAGCACAAGGTGCCCATTTACCATCCGGCCCGGGAGGAAGATGTGATCTCCCGCCTTCGGGAAAAAGCCTCAGGCATGGCTGTGGATCCCGATTTTGTGGAAAGCCTTTACAGAACCATCATGCGCCAGTCCAGGAAAAACCAGACCCGCATATCCAAAACCGCTCCGCTCCGCCCCCAGGCAAAAGTCCTCATTGTGGGGGGTGCCGGGGAGATGGGCCGCCTGTTTGTCCGTTTTTTCACCGAAACCGGATACCAGGTGGATATCCTGGATAAAAATGACTGGGGTCGTGCCCAGGAGTTGTGTAAAAACGCAGATCTTGTCATTGTCTGCGTTCCCATCAATGTTACCGTAAAAGTCATTGAAGACTTGGCGCCCCTGATAAGGCCCGATGCGGTGCTCACGGATCTGACTTCGGTCAAGGCGCTTCCTGTTGAAGCCATGTGCCGGGCACACAAAGGACCTGTTCTGGGACTGCATCCCCTTTTTGGCCCCACCACAGACAACCTGGACAAACAGATCATCGCCGCATGTGCTGGACAAAACGATGCAGCCTGCCAATGGGTCGTTGACCAGCTGATTGCCTGGGGCGCCGTGGTGGTTGAAGCAAGCCCCCGGGAACATGACCAGGTTATGGAAATTGTCCAGGCCCTTCGGCATTTTGCCACATTCTCCTTCGGCAGTTTCCTTTATCGCCAGGGCATCCCTATTAAGCGCACCCTGGAATTCTCAAGTCCGATCTACCGCCTGGAACTGGGTATGGTGGGCAGGCTTTTTGCCCAGGATCCGGACCTGTATGCTGAAATCATCTTTGCCACGCCTGAGCGGCGCCAGCTTTTGAAAACATTTGTTCACTCCCTGACCCTGTTCCTTGATATGCTTGACTCCGGGGACAAGGAAGCGTTCATCAAGGAATTCAACCAGATCGCGGAATGGTTCGGGCCCTTTGGCCACCAGGCCTTACGTGAAAGCACCTATTTTATCAATAAACTGATTGAAAGATTTTAA
- a CDS encoding sigma-54 dependent transcriptional regulator, whose protein sequence is MRDKTVLVVDDDTAHATMLKTLMKGWGYTVQVALDGDEGVDAVTNSPFDLVLMDMKMVKMSGMEALAKIHVFNPALPVIIMTAYSSVDTAVQALKIGAYDYLTKPLDFDKLKLTVDRVFERLHLENENQDLRKQLETNSFHHNILGKSPAMKALLDTIHMVAPTDANVLVTGESGTGKELVSAALHNNSTRKKHPYVRINCAAITETLLESELFGHERGAFTGADKSRKGKFLLADKGSILLDEIGEMSLAMQAKLLRVIQEKEITPVGAEKTLAVDVRVIAATNKDLKAMSAGKIFREDLYYRLNVVHIDIPPLRRRPEDIPELAMHFLDEFARKNRREIKGFSPNAMDTLIRYEWPGNVRELMNAVERGVVMARTDYLRTLDLSFILDDEPEQNRDTALNLENISLSKVEERAILSTLAAAGGNKSEAARRLGITRKTLLKKLKQYGADTD, encoded by the coding sequence ATGCGTGACAAAACAGTACTGGTGGTGGATGATGATACCGCCCATGCCACCATGCTCAAAACCCTGATGAAAGGATGGGGATATACCGTGCAGGTTGCCCTGGACGGCGATGAAGGTGTGGATGCAGTGACAAACAGCCCCTTTGACCTGGTGCTCATGGATATGAAAATGGTGAAAATGTCCGGCATGGAAGCTCTGGCCAAAATTCATGTCTTTAACCCGGCGCTTCCCGTAATCATCATGACCGCCTATTCATCAGTGGATACGGCGGTCCAGGCCCTGAAAATCGGGGCTTACGATTACCTGACCAAACCCCTTGATTTTGACAAGCTCAAACTCACCGTGGACCGGGTTTTTGAACGTCTTCACCTGGAAAACGAAAACCAGGATTTGCGAAAACAACTGGAAACAAACAGCTTTCATCACAACATCCTGGGTAAAAGTCCTGCCATGAAAGCTTTGCTGGATACCATACACATGGTGGCCCCCACCGATGCCAATGTGCTTGTCACAGGGGAGTCGGGCACAGGAAAAGAGCTTGTATCTGCGGCTCTTCACAATAACAGTACAAGAAAAAAGCATCCTTATGTACGGATCAACTGCGCAGCCATCACCGAAACCCTCCTGGAATCTGAACTGTTCGGACATGAGCGGGGTGCATTCACCGGGGCGGACAAGAGCCGCAAGGGCAAGTTTCTTTTGGCAGACAAGGGCAGTATCCTGCTGGATGAAATCGGAGAGATGAGCCTTGCCATGCAGGCAAAGCTGCTGAGAGTCATCCAGGAAAAAGAGATAACCCCCGTGGGCGCGGAAAAGACCCTTGCTGTGGACGTCAGGGTCATCGCCGCCACGAACAAGGATTTAAAAGCCATGTCCGCAGGAAAAATATTCAGGGAGGATCTTTATTACCGGCTTAATGTGGTTCACATTGATATCCCCCCCCTGCGCCGGCGCCCCGAGGACATCCCGGAACTTGCCATGCACTTTTTGGATGAGTTTGCCCGGAAAAACCGCCGGGAAATCAAAGGATTCTCCCCCAATGCCATGGATACCCTGATCCGGTATGAGTGGCCCGGCAATGTCCGTGAACTGATGAACGCCGTGGAGCGCGGCGTGGTTATGGCCAGGACCGATTACCTGCGCACGCTTGATCTTTCCTTTATTTTGGATGATGAACCTGAACAGAATCGCGATACAGCACTGAATCTTGAAAACATATCCCTGTCCAAAGTGGAGGAACGGGCCATCCTCTCAACCCTGGCGGCTGCCGGGGGCAATAAGAGCGAAGCGGCCCGAAGACTTGGCATTACCCGGAAAACGCTGCTTAAAAAACTTAAGCAATATGGGGCAGATACGGATTGA
- a CDS encoding ATP-binding protein, with the protein MNRFKLSITRKMPGLVPPLALVGVLVVLLPVFILMTLDRVKKQDEFIQEKFLITGTSLIRTFEAGTRIGLGSMQWGTERIQSMLEETAGQPDVAYIMITDAMGKIIAHSDAAMVGKIYDGWADLGPLPREPHRISSRSLNTPDGPVLEVAKRFVPFNLILRGRGPGPGFGRGMIPSGPPGSELLSRLSFDAFGQTDHYIFAGMSMTGVQAAQAQGLKNIVVKGVLFFIFCCSGIIALFALQAYNAAQSSLERVKAFSDNVVQNMPSGLITLDTHFNVTFANRAAEKILCEIPAKACPEMAALAAEISGSGGAVSGEVALNRKEHGELRLDMTVSAIPADEGQIQGFVLLFRDLTQIRDLKKQVETNQRLAAIGKLAAGVAHEIRNPLSSIKGFATYFARQYENEPEDVEIAKIMVQEVERMNRSITQLLEFAKPMAVEIKPTRIEPLIRHTLKLVSHDLEKQKICVETDIRTRRETINTDPERISQLLLNLYMNALNAMDSNGILHVSAVDAGNNLEIRVADNGCGIRSKDLERIFDPYYTTRAKGTGLGLSIVHRIIENLNGEIRVESHLAKGTVFYITLPDTESGQAEPGTETIK; encoded by the coding sequence ATGAACAGATTCAAATTAAGTATTACCCGTAAAATGCCGGGACTGGTGCCTCCCCTGGCATTGGTGGGGGTTCTGGTGGTGCTGCTGCCGGTATTTATCCTGATGACCCTGGATCGGGTAAAAAAGCAGGATGAATTTATCCAGGAAAAGTTTTTAATCACAGGCACCTCTTTAATCCGCACATTTGAAGCCGGCACCCGGATCGGCCTGGGGTCCATGCAGTGGGGTACGGAAAGAATTCAATCCATGCTTGAGGAAACCGCGGGTCAGCCTGATGTTGCCTATATCATGATCACCGACGCCATGGGAAAGATCATCGCCCATTCTGATGCCGCCATGGTGGGTAAAATTTACGACGGATGGGCTGATTTGGGCCCGTTGCCCAGGGAGCCCCACAGGATCTCCAGCCGCTCTCTGAATACCCCTGACGGACCGGTACTGGAAGTGGCCAAGCGCTTTGTGCCGTTTAATCTCATACTTCGGGGGAGGGGGCCGGGGCCTGGTTTTGGGCGCGGAATGATACCGTCCGGGCCACCTGGTAGTGAACTGTTATCCCGGTTGTCCTTTGACGCATTTGGGCAGACTGATCATTATATTTTTGCCGGAATGTCCATGACCGGGGTACAGGCGGCCCAGGCCCAGGGCTTAAAGAATATTGTTGTCAAAGGCGTTTTGTTTTTTATTTTCTGCTGCTCGGGCATTATTGCCCTGTTTGCCCTCCAGGCTTACAATGCCGCCCAGTCTTCCCTGGAACGGGTCAAGGCGTTTTCCGACAATGTGGTCCAGAATATGCCCTCGGGCCTGATCACTCTGGATACCCATTTCAATGTGACTTTCGCCAACCGGGCTGCTGAAAAGATTCTATGTGAAATTCCTGCAAAAGCCTGTCCCGAGATGGCTGCCCTAGCCGCTGAAATTTCAGGATCAGGGGGGGCCGTGTCCGGGGAAGTGGCTTTGAACCGGAAAGAGCACGGCGAGCTTCGGCTGGACATGACTGTTTCGGCCATTCCGGCAGATGAAGGTCAGATCCAGGGCTTTGTCCTTTTATTCAGGGATCTGACCCAGATCCGGGACTTGAAAAAACAGGTGGAAACCAATCAGCGGTTGGCTGCCATAGGCAAACTTGCCGCAGGAGTGGCCCATGAAATCAGAAATCCGTTAAGTTCCATCAAAGGTTTTGCCACCTATTTTGCCCGGCAGTATGAAAATGAACCCGAAGATGTGGAAATTGCAAAAATTATGGTTCAGGAAGTGGAGCGCATGAACCGTTCCATCACCCAGTTGCTGGAATTTGCCAAACCCATGGCCGTGGAGATCAAGCCGACTCGGATCGAACCCCTTATCCGGCACACCCTTAAACTGGTTTCCCATGACCTTGAGAAACAAAAGATCTGTGTTGAAACAGATATTCGAACCAGAAGAGAAACCATTAATACGGATCCGGAACGAATCAGCCAGTTGCTGCTCAATCTGTACATGAATGCCTTAAACGCCATGGACAGCAATGGCATTCTTCACGTCAGCGCGGTAGATGCGGGAAACAATCTTGAAATCCGGGTGGCGGACAACGGCTGCGGTATCCGGTCAAAAGATCTTGAAAGAATATTTGATCCCTATTACACCACCCGGGCCAAGGGAACAGGGTTGGGGCTCTCCATTGTTCACAGGATCATTGAAAATCTCAACGGTGAGATCCGGGTGGAAAGCCACCTGGCAAAAGGCACTGTGTTTTATATCACTCTGCCTGACACTGAATCGGGGCAGGCCGAACCCGGTACCGAAACGATAAAATAG
- a CDS encoding periplasmic heavy metal sensor, whose amino-acid sequence MKKILTVLTIVMMTGTFATGAFAAPPKQNNGKGLKQDAPRGCMNLTDEQQKQLTKLHQKFIDDTYEMRSEIMTLDQQIRMYMETSHPDSAKLKSMVIEKADLEKDLAVKRMEFALDARRISPELLKYIPMGKGLGFCGPGMGNIPGHQNLDRGAGFNGGSGQSVDCPRMTDDNQTPRD is encoded by the coding sequence ATGAAAAAAATATTGACCGTATTAACCATCGTGATGATGACAGGCACCTTTGCAACCGGTGCGTTTGCGGCCCCCCCCAAACAGAACAACGGGAAGGGGTTAAAACAGGATGCCCCCCGGGGATGCATGAATCTAACCGATGAGCAGCAAAAACAGCTTACCAAGCTGCATCAAAAATTTATTGATGATACATATGAGATGCGCTCAGAAATTATGACCCTGGATCAACAGATCCGCATGTATATGGAAACATCGCATCCAGATTCGGCAAAACTGAAATCCATGGTCATAGAGAAAGCAGACTTGGAAAAAGATCTGGCGGTTAAACGCATGGAATTTGCACTGGACGCCAGAAGAATTTCCCCTGAACTATTAAAATACATCCCCATGGGAAAGGGCTTAGGATTTTGCGGCCCTGGTATGGGGAACATTCCCGGCCATCAGAATCTTGACAGAGGAGCAGGCTTTAATGGTGGCTCCGGCCAGAGCGTTGATTGTCCCCGCATGACGGACGACAACCAGACGCCCCGGGATTAA
- a CDS encoding fumarylacetoacetate hydrolase family protein, which translates to MKIIRFITQQGKEVVGCDWDGQTASLVEQHPDNTFVDTENRVDVVRILPPVETPAIICIGLNYRRHAQETGQEIPKYPAIFMKYPGSLAGHGEPVVIPKCASDPPEVDYEAELGVIIKKAAKNVPEDEALDYVLGYTCTNDVSARRWQKHAGAFQWTRGKSYDTFCPCGPVMTTADEIPDPQNLAIKLRLNGEVMQDSHTSDMVFSIANMISYLSQSSTLLPNTLILTGTPEGVGFTRKPRVYIAPGDRMEVEIEGIGVLENPVIQEQ; encoded by the coding sequence ATGAAGATCATTCGTTTTATTACCCAGCAGGGTAAGGAAGTCGTGGGGTGTGACTGGGACGGACAAACAGCCAGTCTGGTGGAACAGCATCCGGATAACACTTTTGTTGATACAGAGAACAGGGTGGATGTGGTCAGGATTCTGCCCCCGGTGGAGACGCCGGCTATTATCTGTATCGGCCTTAATTACCGTCGTCATGCCCAGGAGACAGGCCAGGAAATCCCAAAATATCCGGCGATTTTCATGAAATATCCCGGGTCCCTGGCAGGTCACGGGGAGCCTGTCGTAATTCCTAAATGTGCCTCGGATCCGCCAGAAGTGGATTACGAAGCCGAGCTTGGGGTGATCATTAAAAAGGCTGCTAAAAATGTGCCCGAGGATGAGGCTTTGGATTATGTGCTTGGCTATACCTGCACCAATGACGTCTCTGCACGCCGCTGGCAGAAACATGCCGGTGCATTCCAGTGGACCCGGGGTAAAAGCTATGACACCTTTTGTCCCTGCGGGCCGGTCATGACCACGGCGGACGAAATTCCCGATCCCCAGAATCTTGCCATTAAACTGCGCCTGAACGGTGAAGTCATGCAGGACAGCCACACCAGTGACATGGTATTCAGCATCGCCAATATGATTTCCTACCTGTCCCAGTCTTCTACTCTTTTGCCCAACACCCTGATCCTGACAGGTACGCCGGAAGGCGTGGGTTTTACCCGTAAACCCCGTGTGTACATAGCACCTGGAGATCGCATGGAGGTGGAAATTGAAGGTATTGGTGTGCTTGAGAATCCTGTAATACAAGAGCAATAA
- a CDS encoding rhomboid family intramembrane serine protease: MQPIFTGTRLRESSRKQADLILVILASQSVRAVIDTDPDGLFSILVPDDDASSARDQLKKYASENKDVPKSCPPAGTPIFFSPPALALAFFLSALHYVITIRGLHKQAILNFGSSSYYLSQGQNFRAITALFLHSNTDHLIGNVAGILVLAGPLLRVTGYGQGLLLLLAAGTAGNLISESFGRDLRISIGASTAVMAAAGLLGARRMTIDNAPGYSMFSKLKGLVPFAAAATLTAMFSHGENTDVSAHLFGFLSGTGIGLCYYPLSEPLSGQVISRICFGIVLGILCMAFIQGFRLFW, translated from the coding sequence ATGCAACCTATTTTCACAGGCACACGACTCAGGGAAAGCAGCAGAAAGCAGGCCGATCTTATCCTGGTGATCCTGGCCTCCCAGTCCGTCAGGGCAGTCATTGATACAGATCCCGACGGATTGTTCAGCATCCTTGTACCCGATGACGATGCATCAAGTGCCCGGGATCAATTGAAAAAATACGCCAGTGAGAATAAAGATGTTCCAAAATCATGTCCCCCTGCCGGGACCCCAATTTTTTTCAGCCCACCCGCCCTGGCGCTGGCCTTTTTTCTTTCAGCACTCCACTACGTGATCACCATCAGGGGACTGCACAAACAAGCGATTCTAAACTTTGGTTCATCTTCGTACTATTTAAGCCAGGGGCAAAATTTCAGGGCAATAACAGCCTTATTTCTGCACAGCAATACAGATCACCTAATAGGAAATGTGGCGGGAATACTTGTCCTTGCAGGCCCTTTACTGCGCGTGACCGGTTACGGACAGGGTCTTTTGCTGCTTTTAGCGGCGGGCACGGCGGGCAACCTGATCTCTGAAAGTTTTGGCAGGGATTTACGGATCTCCATCGGAGCCTCCACGGCGGTCATGGCGGCAGCCGGTCTTCTTGGGGCCCGGCGCATGACCATAGACAATGCACCCGGCTATTCAATGTTTTCCAAACTGAAAGGGCTGGTCCCCTTTGCCGCAGCAGCAACCCTTACAGCCATGTTCAGCCACGGCGAAAATACCGATGTATCCGCCCACCTGTTTGGTTTTCTTTCCGGTACCGGTATAGGGCTTTGTTACTACCCCCTTTCAGAACCGTTGTCAGGCCAGGTAATAAGCCGTATCTGCTTTGGCATAGTCCTGGGAATTTTGTGCATGGCCTTTATCCAGGGATTTAGACTTTTCTGGTGA
- a CDS encoding GNAT family N-acetyltransferase encodes MLHVRSILKQDLEIICSFPQSKEELFYFFPKAVHPLTPEQLQHAIGQRSDSTVVVQDNTVVGFANFYRWTAGTCCIGNVIVAPVARGQGVAKFLIRAMISLAEQKHFATVIQVSCFNQNTEGLLLYKALGFEPVDMEERKYIDGKRIVLIHMQYRTPKTQLPRHTPPSSGE; translated from the coding sequence ATGCTTCACGTTCGATCTATTTTAAAACAGGATCTTGAAATCATTTGCTCATTTCCACAGAGCAAGGAAGAATTATTTTATTTTTTCCCCAAAGCTGTTCATCCCTTAACCCCGGAGCAACTGCAACACGCCATAGGCCAGCGATCAGACTCCACAGTGGTTGTGCAGGACAATACCGTTGTGGGTTTTGCAAATTTTTATCGTTGGACGGCAGGCACCTGCTGCATAGGGAATGTTATCGTAGCACCGGTCGCCAGAGGCCAGGGTGTGGCAAAATTTCTTATCAGGGCAATGATATCTCTTGCTGAACAAAAACATTTTGCAACCGTAATCCAGGTATCATGTTTTAACCAAAATACAGAAGGGCTCTTGCTGTACAAGGCTCTTGGTTTTGAACCAGTTGATATGGAGGAGCGCAAATACATTGACGGCAAACGGATAGTGCTCATTCATATGCAGTATCGAACACCCAAAACCCAGTTGCCGCGTCACACGCCACCCTCAAGCGGGGAGTGA
- a CDS encoding 4-oxalocrotonate tautomerase family protein, giving the protein MPIVSIKIAKGRSTEQKRKLVQAITDSVVSTLDVKPEWVTVLIEEFDRDNWATGGELHIDKFGAGCGKQTK; this is encoded by the coding sequence ATGCCGATTGTTTCCATCAAAATAGCAAAAGGCCGGAGCACTGAGCAAAAAAGAAAACTTGTTCAGGCAATAACCGATTCAGTTGTTTCAACACTGGATGTCAAACCGGAATGGGTTACAGTATTAATTGAGGAGTTTGACCGAGACAACTGGGCAACCGGAGGCGAACTGCACATTGATAAATTCGGTGCCGGGTGTGGAAAACAAACCAAATAA
- the thiF gene encoding sulfur carrier protein ThiS adenylyltransferase ThiF codes for MKIGIAGVGGIGSNVALNLVRSGVMQLKLVDFDRVEPGNLNRQFYFADQVGLFKVDALKVNLHRIDPSAHLEAQVRRIDAQNCAELFHDCDLIVEGFDRQADKKMLIEIFADKKQVVCACGIAGSDLADIRSRRIGKSYIVGDFTTDCHQARLFSHKVTTVANHMSEFILCQPGVLNDPASK; via the coding sequence ATGAAAATCGGTATTGCAGGGGTCGGCGGGATCGGATCCAACGTGGCACTTAATCTGGTTCGAAGCGGCGTCATGCAGCTTAAACTGGTTGATTTCGACCGTGTAGAACCAGGTAATCTCAACCGTCAATTTTATTTTGCCGATCAGGTGGGCCTGTTCAAGGTCGATGCGCTTAAGGTTAATTTGCACCGCATTGATCCCAGTGCGCATCTTGAGGCCCAGGTCCGACGTATAGATGCGCAAAACTGCGCAGAACTGTTCCATGACTGCGACCTTATTGTTGAGGGCTTTGACCGCCAGGCCGATAAAAAAATGCTTATCGAAATCTTTGCAGACAAAAAACAGGTGGTTTGCGCCTGTGGCATTGCCGGGTCCGATTTGGCAGACATACGTTCACGCAGAATCGGTAAGAGCTACATTGTCGGAGACTTCACCACGGATTGTCACCAGGCCCGGCTTTTCAGCCACAAGGTCACCACAGTTGCCAATCACATGAGTGAATTCATACTGTGTCAACCCGGGGTGCTTAATGATCCTGCGTCAAAGTAA
- the thiH gene encoding 2-iminoacetate synthase ThiH: MSFYKIVEQYRDFDVPRFFDQVGDEEIILSLAREKPGPMDFLTLLSPRAAGHLEAMARKAHQLTVQYFGRTIQMFIPLYISNHCNNGCAYCGFNHKNPILRRKLSLEEIEIEARAIAKTGMQHVLFLTGEAQHITPMSYLVDAAKLLKKHFASVAIEVYPLEVEEYRQLNEAGVDSMTMFQETYDEGVYKRVHLAGKKMDYRWRLDGPERAARGGMRVVNLGALLGLSEPRREMFFTGLHARYLENKYIDTEVAISLPRFNAAEGNFTPDYLVNDKTFVQFMAALRIFLPRSGLTVSTRENATFRDRILPLGVTRYSAGSSTGVGGYTEIPDGQTPQFEITDARSVEQVADAILAHGYQPIYKDWDCI, translated from the coding sequence ATGTCATTTTACAAGATCGTTGAGCAGTACCGTGATTTTGATGTGCCCCGTTTTTTTGACCAGGTGGGAGATGAGGAGATCATTCTCAGCCTGGCCAGGGAAAAACCAGGGCCCATGGATTTTTTGACCCTGCTGAGCCCCAGGGCAGCCGGACATCTGGAGGCCATGGCCCGTAAAGCCCACCAGTTGACTGTGCAGTATTTCGGGCGCACCATTCAGATGTTTATTCCGTTGTACATCTCCAATCACTGTAATAACGGCTGCGCCTATTGCGGGTTTAATCATAAAAATCCCATTCTTCGTCGAAAGCTCAGTCTGGAAGAGATTGAGATTGAGGCCAGGGCCATTGCCAAAACCGGCATGCAGCATGTGCTGTTTCTCACCGGTGAAGCCCAGCACATAACTCCCATGTCATACCTGGTGGATGCCGCCAAACTGCTCAAGAAGCATTTTGCCTCGGTGGCCATTGAAGTCTACCCCCTGGAAGTTGAGGAGTACCGCCAACTCAACGAGGCCGGTGTGGATTCCATGACCATGTTCCAGGAGACCTATGACGAAGGCGTCTATAAACGGGTTCACCTGGCCGGTAAAAAGATGGATTACCGCTGGCGGCTCGACGGGCCTGAACGGGCTGCCAGGGGCGGTATGCGGGTGGTCAATCTCGGGGCTCTGCTGGGTCTTTCCGAACCGCGCCGGGAAATGTTTTTCACCGGGCTGCATGCCCGTTACCTTGAAAATAAGTATATCGATACCGAGGTGGCCATCTCCCTGCCCCGGTTTAACGCGGCAGAAGGAAACTTTACACCCGACTACCTGGTGAATGACAAAACCTTTGTTCAGTTCATGGCCGCATTGCGCATCTTCCTGCCACGTTCGGGACTGACTGTCTCCACCCGTGAGAACGCCACCTTCCGGGATCGCATTCTCCCCCTGGGGGTGACCCGCTACTCGGCCGGGTCAAGCACCGGCGTTGGCGGATACACCGAGATACCCGACGGTCAGACTCCGCAGTTCGAAATTACCGATGCCCGCAGTGTGGAACAGGTGGCGGATGCCATTCTGGCCCATGGTTACCAGCCGATTTATAAAGACTGGGACTGCATCTGA
- a CDS encoding thiazole synthase: protein MNNDVLLLGGQEFSNRLLTGTGKFGNHGQIPKMLAASGSQMITVALRRVDITAQSENILEYIPKNVTLLPNTSGARNAEQAVRIARIAREAGCGDFIKIEVITDMKYLMPDNWETLKATEILAKEGFKVLPYVLPDLPLAKRLENAGAAAVMPLGAPIGTNRGLETKPLIAMLIENASVPIVVDAGIGKPSQAAAAMEMGADAVLVNTAIATARDPEAMGRAFDLAVKAGRAAFLADMAEESTFARASSPLTGFLDEG from the coding sequence ATGAACAATGATGTGCTTTTATTGGGTGGGCAGGAATTCAGCAACCGGTTGCTGACCGGTACCGGGAAATTCGGCAACCATGGACAGATTCCCAAGATGCTTGCGGCCAGTGGTTCACAGATGATCACTGTGGCCCTGCGCCGTGTGGATATCACTGCCCAGTCTGAAAATATTCTTGAATACATTCCCAAGAATGTAACCCTGCTGCCCAATACATCCGGCGCCCGCAACGCGGAACAGGCTGTGCGCATTGCCCGCATTGCCCGGGAAGCCGGTTGTGGTGATTTCATCAAAATCGAAGTCATCACCGATATGAAATACCTGATGCCCGACAACTGGGAAACCTTGAAGGCCACGGAAATTCTGGCCAAAGAAGGATTCAAGGTTTTGCCCTATGTTCTGCCGGACCTGCCCCTGGCCAAACGTCTGGAAAATGCCGGTGCGGCAGCGGTCATGCCGTTGGGCGCCCCCATCGGAACCAACCGGGGGCTGGAGACAAAACCGCTGATCGCCATGCTGATTGAAAACGCTTCCGTGCCGATTGTGGTTGATGCGGGAATCGGAAAGCCTTCCCAGGCTGCTGCTGCAATGGAGATGGGTGCGGACGCTGTTCTGGTGAACACCGCCATTGCCACGGCCCGGGATCCCGAAGCCATGGGCCGCGCCTTTGATCTTGCGGTCAAAGCCGGGCGGGCCGCCTTTCTGGCGGACATGGCCGAGGAGTCCACTTTTGCCCGGGCCTCTTCACCGCTGACCGGATTTCTCGATGAAGGGTAA